The Ruminococcaceae bacterium BL-4 region AATACATAAAGAAATCGTCATCAAATCCGCCCAGCTTTTTTAGAATATCCGTACGGATAACAGAAAAACATCCCGTACAAAAATCGATGGGGGTTGGCTCTGTCATTTTTTCATTTTTCATGGTGTATTCTGCACGCCATTTTGGAAATGGTCCGCCGAATCTTTCCAATCTGCCACCCAGCAAATAGCGGATTTTTGGTCGGCGCTTGGGTAGAAACTGCTCTGTTCCATCCTCATTCAAAATCTGCGGCGTTACCATAACCACTTCTGGATGGTTGTCCAGATATTCACAAAGCTTTGGAATCGAATCTTCCCGAATGCTAATATCGGGATTGACGATTGCGTGATACTGAGAATCAATTTTTTTGATAATCTGATTATGTCCGTGGCCGAAGCCTTTATTTTTCTGGGAATGCAAAACCATTATAGTCGGATAATGCTGCTCAACCCATTCTGCCGTGCCATCTGTGGAACAGTTGTCCAAAATGATCACTTGACATTCTTCCGGTGAAAAAAAAGAAGTCAGCTGAGAAAGCAGTCGTCCAATTTCCTTTTTACTATTATAAGTGACAATTCCAACGGAATATCGGTACATGGAACCTCCCCTTCCCTGTTTCCTCATCGAAAACAGGCCTTGAAATCGTGTTAAAATTCTAATTTTAATCTATTTTAAAATCCGTAATTCACATACTTCAACCAATATTTACAGTCTTATTTATTTACAGTCTTATTAAGTATATACAAAACAAATTTTAAATGCAAGACTTATAAAATGAACGTTTTGTAACGTAAAAATGTTCCATTTTTTCTATTAATTCGTCAAAAACAAATGCTTAAACTTATGCTTCCTACTTTATACTTTGATATTGTGTTTTTTATGTGTAAAAAGCTTCTAATTAAAGTGTAAAAAAATGTATCTTTTCATTGAATTTTGTAAAAATGACTTTTATAATGAGTACATAATGTATAAAAAAGGAAAAGTTGCATTTTAAATTTTTCAATTACTCTGGAAAAAGCCTTTTCTTTTTTCTGTAAAATTCTTTTTTTAAGGAAGGCGGAAATTAAATGAATTCCCCCGAAAATGAATTTTCCACTTTGCAATCGCACCCTATTTTTGATCTATCCTCGAGCCAGAAAAACATCTGGAACTTAGAGCAACTTTATTTTGGCTCTCCAATGAACACTATCACGACCTCTCTCTCAATCAATGGAACTTTTAAGATTCCTTTTTTGATAGAAGCAATTCAACTTGTTTTAAAAA contains the following coding sequences:
- the wbbL gene encoding dTDP-Rha:alpha-D-GlcNAc-pyrophosphate polyprenol, alpha-3-L-rhamnosyltransferase; its protein translation is MYRYSVGIVTYNSKKEIGRLLSQLTSFFSPEECQVIILDNCSTDGTAEWVEQHYPTIMVLHSQKNKGFGHGHNQIIKKIDSQYHAIVNPDISIREDSIPKLCEYLDNHPEVVMVTPQILNEDGTEQFLPKRRPKIRYLLGGRLERFGGPFPKWRAEYTMKNEKMTEPTPIDFCTGCFSVIRTDILKKLGGFDDDFFMYFEDADLTRRAQKYGEVLFCPFTSVTHLWERASSKSIHFLKIQISSMLLYFKKWRNDPQRASLPLNKDS